From Prosthecobacter vanneervenii, the proteins below share one genomic window:
- a CDS encoding AEC family transporter — protein MANLDYLSILSVAVPVYLTMGAGALARRTGLLKPEADVSLMKLSVMMLTPALIIERVVGNPAVMRLTPVLLAAGLGYALVALGIAFTYLVAPLIGLKKGEGRRTFSVACGLQNYGFVAIPIVKALFPDQGTIGVLFTFTLGVELACWTVGVGLLTGLGKAPWRLALNAPVITILTSLMLNFTGLHAHVPLVAHNTFEMLGACAVPLAVLLIGASIADLWGQGAMQWKVAIVSPILRLGVIPIAFLLAARYMPVSVELKRVIVVQGAMPSAVFNIMIARLYGGHAPTAVQVVMATTIVSCVTTPLVIAWGLRFVGA, from the coding sequence ATGGCCAACCTCGACTACCTCAGCATCCTCTCTGTGGCCGTGCCCGTCTATTTGACGATGGGCGCCGGGGCGCTGGCGCGGCGCACGGGACTGCTAAAGCCAGAGGCGGATGTGAGCCTGATGAAGCTCTCGGTGATGATGCTGACGCCGGCGCTCATCATCGAGCGCGTGGTGGGAAATCCCGCCGTGATGCGCCTGACGCCGGTGCTGCTGGCCGCCGGGCTGGGCTATGCGCTGGTGGCGCTGGGCATTGCTTTCACCTACCTCGTGGCACCGCTGATCGGGCTGAAGAAGGGAGAGGGCCGCCGTACCTTTAGCGTGGCCTGCGGGCTGCAGAATTACGGCTTTGTGGCCATCCCCATCGTCAAGGCGCTGTTTCCGGACCAAGGCACGATCGGCGTACTTTTCACCTTCACGCTCGGTGTGGAACTGGCCTGCTGGACGGTCGGTGTCGGGCTCCTTACTGGCCTGGGCAAGGCGCCGTGGCGGTTGGCGCTGAACGCGCCGGTGATCACCATCCTGACCTCGCTGATGCTGAACTTCACGGGGCTGCATGCGCATGTGCCACTGGTGGCACATAACACCTTCGAGATGCTGGGCGCCTGCGCGGTGCCGCTGGCCGTGCTGCTCATCGGCGCGTCCATCGCGGACCTGTGGGGCCAGGGAGCCATGCAGTGGAAGGTGGCTATCGTGAGCCCTATCCTGCGCCTGGGCGTCATCCCCATCGCCTTTCTGCTGGCGGCACGGTACATGCCGGTGAGCGTGGAGCTAAAGCGTGTGATTGTCGTGCAGGGGGCCATGCCCTCGGCGGTGTTTAACATCATGATCGCGCGTCTTTACGGAGGTCATGCGCCTACCGCCGTGCAGGTCGTGATGGCCACCACCATCGTCAGCTGTGTCACCACACCGCTCGTGATCGCGTGGGGGCTGCGGTTTGTCGGAGCGTGA
- a CDS encoding sulfatase-like hydrolase/transferase yields MFRFSAIIFLLCSTLHGAETRPNILFLFADDFTYEAVRAFGHTDIDTPNLDRLTARGTTFTRAYNMGSWSGAVCVASRTMLNTGRSVWSADAVYNTTDKERQSGVLWPQLMSKAGYKTYITGKWHLKTNAAKCFDVAADVREGMPKTVPTSYNRPIENQTDAWSPYDKALGGYWEGGKHWSEVVRDHTAEFLADAKQQQKPFFIYAAFNAPHDPRQAPKEYQDMYPLSRMQMPQNFIPEYPYKDAMGCPHSLRDENLAPMPRTELAVKTHRSEYYALITHLDLQIGKILDALEQSGLAENTWIFFTADHGLAVGHHGLIGKQNMYDHSVRVPFIVAGPGVDKGAKNDNAIYLQDVMATALDLAGAERPQHVFFNSLLPLLKGTQKQSSYESVYGAYLDLQRAVTHDGWKLIAYPKAKVLRLYHLAEDPLEMNDLAGKPEHAAKKKEMYERVVKLSDELGDKVDLRKEFGE; encoded by the coding sequence ATGTTTCGATTCTCCGCCATCATCTTCCTTCTCTGTTCCACCCTTCACGGCGCAGAGACGCGCCCGAACATCCTCTTTCTCTTTGCCGACGATTTTACTTACGAGGCCGTGCGGGCTTTTGGGCATACGGACATCGACACGCCGAATCTGGACCGGCTCACCGCACGCGGCACCACTTTCACGCGGGCGTACAACATGGGATCGTGGAGCGGTGCGGTTTGTGTGGCGAGCCGCACGATGCTGAACACCGGGCGCAGTGTGTGGAGCGCGGATGCGGTGTACAACACCACGGACAAGGAGCGCCAGAGCGGTGTGCTGTGGCCGCAGCTGATGAGCAAGGCGGGCTACAAGACCTACATCACGGGCAAGTGGCACCTGAAGACCAACGCGGCCAAGTGCTTTGACGTGGCCGCCGATGTGCGCGAGGGCATGCCCAAGACGGTGCCCACGTCGTACAACCGTCCCATCGAAAACCAGACTGATGCCTGGAGCCCGTATGACAAAGCCCTCGGCGGCTACTGGGAGGGTGGGAAGCACTGGAGCGAGGTGGTGCGGGACCATACGGCAGAGTTTCTTGCGGATGCGAAGCAGCAGCAGAAGCCTTTCTTTATCTACGCCGCCTTCAATGCGCCGCATGATCCGCGGCAGGCCCCGAAGGAATATCAGGACATGTATCCGCTGAGCCGCATGCAGATGCCGCAGAATTTCATTCCCGAGTACCCCTACAAGGATGCGATGGGATGCCCGCATAGTTTGCGCGATGAAAACCTGGCGCCGATGCCACGAACGGAGCTGGCCGTGAAGACGCACCGCAGCGAGTACTATGCGCTGATCACGCACCTCGATTTGCAGATCGGGAAGATTCTGGATGCGCTGGAGCAAAGCGGGCTGGCGGAGAACACGTGGATCTTTTTCACCGCTGATCACGGGCTGGCCGTGGGGCACCATGGGCTGATCGGCAAACAGAACATGTATGACCACAGCGTGCGCGTGCCCTTCATCGTGGCCGGGCCCGGTGTGGACAAGGGTGCAAAGAATGACAACGCCATCTACCTGCAGGACGTGATGGCCACCGCGCTGGATCTGGCCGGTGCCGAGAGGCCGCAGCATGTCTTTTTCAACAGCCTGCTGCCGCTGCTGAAGGGCACGCAGAAGCAGTCCAGCTACGAGTCGGTGTATGGTGCGTATCTGGATCTGCAACGCGCCGTCACCCACGACGGGTGGAAGCTGATCGCGTATCCGAAGGCCAAGGTGCTGCGTCTTTACCATCTCGCTGAAGACCCGCTGGAGATGAACGACCTGGCAGGCAAGCCCGAGCATGCGGCGAAGAAAAAGGAGATGTATGAGCGGGTGGTGAAGCTCTCCGACGAGCTGGGAGACAAGGTGGATCTGCGGAAAGAATTTGGAGAGTAA
- a CDS encoding sulfatase-like hydrolase/transferase: MKFFLGLLSSFGVLVSSFSAQVRPNLILIMADDFGYECVTANGGESYQTPNLDKLAASGVRFENCHVQPLCTPTRVQLMTGRYNVRNYINFGTLLRTETTFGSLIKSAGYATGICGKWQLGHEVDSPQHFGFEESCLWQQTRRPPRYANPGLEYNGVEKDFTHGEYGPTLVNDFALSFIAKNKEKPFFLYYPMMLTHSPYQPTPDSPDWDPTISSENKQQAPKHFADMVAYMDKMVGRLVAKLDELGIRENTLLIFLGDNGTGAGTPSRFKGTDYKGGKGSTTENGTHVPLIVSWPAVMKQGRVSADLISSTDFLPTICAAAGAQVPENVDGVSFLPQLKGEAGAPREWLYSWYSPRQSQDMTVKEYAFDQRYKLYRSGKFYDLSADAAEKQDLSTTTLSGEAAAAKAKLQAALERYTDARPAKLDEEFMASGKGKEKAAKKGKKKKKEE; the protein is encoded by the coding sequence ATGAAGTTTTTTCTCGGTCTCCTGTCGTCGTTCGGTGTCTTGGTTTCGTCATTTTCGGCGCAGGTCAGGCCGAATTTGATTCTCATCATGGCGGATGATTTCGGCTACGAGTGCGTGACGGCCAATGGCGGGGAATCGTACCAGACGCCGAATCTGGACAAGCTGGCCGCGAGTGGTGTGCGCTTTGAAAACTGCCATGTGCAACCGCTGTGCACGCCCACGCGGGTGCAACTCATGACGGGGCGCTACAATGTGCGGAATTACATCAACTTCGGCACGCTGCTGCGGACGGAGACGACTTTTGGCAGCCTCATCAAAAGCGCAGGGTACGCCACCGGCATCTGCGGCAAGTGGCAGCTAGGGCATGAGGTGGACTCGCCGCAGCACTTTGGCTTTGAGGAGTCCTGCCTGTGGCAGCAGACGCGACGCCCGCCGCGCTATGCGAATCCGGGCCTCGAGTACAACGGCGTGGAGAAGGACTTCACCCACGGCGAGTACGGCCCCACGCTGGTGAACGACTTTGCGCTGAGCTTCATCGCCAAGAACAAGGAGAAGCCTTTCTTTCTCTATTACCCGATGATGCTGACGCACAGCCCCTATCAGCCGACGCCTGACAGCCCGGACTGGGACCCCACGATCAGCAGCGAGAACAAGCAGCAGGCTCCGAAGCACTTTGCCGACATGGTGGCGTACATGGACAAGATGGTGGGCCGCTTGGTGGCCAAGCTGGACGAACTCGGCATCCGCGAGAACACGCTGCTGATCTTTCTGGGAGACAACGGCACGGGTGCGGGCACTCCGAGCCGCTTCAAGGGCACGGACTACAAAGGCGGCAAGGGCAGCACCACCGAAAATGGGACGCATGTGCCGCTGATTGTCAGCTGGCCTGCGGTGATGAAGCAAGGGCGTGTGAGCGCGGATCTCATCAGCAGCACGGATTTCCTGCCGACGATCTGCGCCGCCGCTGGTGCCCAAGTGCCCGAGAATGTGGATGGCGTGAGCTTCCTGCCGCAGCTGAAAGGTGAAGCAGGCGCGCCGCGCGAGTGGCTGTACTCCTGGTATTCCCCGCGACAGAGCCAGGACATGACGGTGAAGGAGTATGCCTTTGATCAGCGCTACAAGCTCTACCGCAGCGGGAAGTTTTATGATCTGAGCGCCGATGCCGCGGAAAAGCAGGATCTCTCCACCACGACGCTCAGCGGAGAAGCTGCAGCAGCGAAAGCGAAGCTGCAGGCGGCTCTGGAACGCTATACTGACGCGCGGCCGGCAAAGCTCGATGAAGAGTTCATGGCTTCCGGCAAAGGGAAGGAAAAGGCAGCGAAGAAGGGGAAGAAGAAAAAGAAGGAAGAGTGA
- a CDS encoding tetratricopeptide repeat protein — translation MHSLRSLPLSLFLLISLSAAAYAQQQPAPEKEAGKAAASPNELFRQGVDLFFAAKPKESVAAFDQLIALVPEAKPQLWQRGLAQYYAGDFKGGREQFEVHQTVNGNDVENAAWHFLCIARSEGVEAARKVFIPIEGDSRIPMKEVHELFAGKGSEEAVLKAAEAGEGENLRNHRCYAHLYLGLYYEAIGENDKAKEHMLKAAKDYAMDHYMGRVAQVHVKIRGWE, via the coding sequence ATGCATTCTCTCCGCTCCCTGCCGCTGTCCTTGTTTCTCCTGATAAGTCTGAGCGCTGCCGCATATGCGCAGCAGCAGCCTGCGCCAGAGAAGGAGGCTGGAAAGGCGGCGGCTTCTCCGAATGAGCTCTTCCGCCAGGGGGTGGATCTCTTCTTTGCGGCGAAGCCGAAGGAATCTGTGGCGGCGTTTGACCAACTGATCGCGCTGGTGCCGGAGGCCAAGCCGCAGCTCTGGCAGCGTGGTCTGGCGCAGTATTATGCGGGGGATTTCAAAGGCGGGCGCGAGCAGTTTGAGGTGCACCAGACGGTGAACGGGAACGATGTGGAAAATGCGGCGTGGCATTTCCTGTGCATCGCCCGCAGTGAAGGCGTGGAGGCTGCGAGAAAGGTCTTCATCCCCATCGAGGGAGACAGCCGCATCCCCATGAAGGAGGTGCACGAGCTCTTTGCGGGCAAGGGCAGCGAGGAGGCGGTGCTGAAGGCCGCCGAGGCTGGCGAAGGCGAAAACCTGCGCAACCACCGCTGCTACGCCCATCTGTATCTCGGCCTCTACTACGAGGCCATCGGCGAAAACGACAAGGCGAAGGAGCACATGCTCAAGGCCGCGAAGGATTATGCCATGGACCACTACATGGGCCGCGTGGCGCAGGTGCATGTGAAGATCCGTGGGTGGGAGTGA
- a CDS encoding sulfatase-like hydrolase/transferase, whose translation MKLLPLLLLSLCFLSSSFAAPAKRPNFLFIVVDDQSPFDFKFYNPKSVLQSPNIDRLAAEGMVFDSARHMGAFVGAVCTPSRHMIMSGRTVWHLPIGPLAKEHCPPNLELNTLAAVFNRAGYDTMRTCKQGNSYEGANKQFTVRHDATKRGGTDESGSTWHGDRVMDYLNEREAKKDTDPFLINFGFSHPHDTRDGRPELLAKYGATNHEDPNTLPALNAKQPPLPVNYLKAHPFNNGDANVRDEVDVSGVWRNRDEATIRNEIGREFACSENIDIQIGRVLEKLKAMGELDNTYIIYTADHGIAIGRHGLQGKQNLYEHTWRVPFIVKGPGIKPGSRVPGNIYLLDIVATLCDLAGIPAPESNEGLSFKPVLEGKTSSMRDVMYGVYCGGTKPGMRCVKQGDWKLIKYDVMNGAVHETQLFNLAANPDELLKEHGNADPMKTNLAGDPKHAAKLAEMEALLLAEMRRLNDPYRFWNQPDDGLPPVPEPAPKGKKKKGKQ comes from the coding sequence ATGAAGCTTCTGCCCCTCCTGCTGCTCTCGCTTTGCTTTTTGAGTTCTTCGTTCGCTGCTCCTGCAAAGCGGCCGAATTTTCTTTTCATCGTGGTGGATGACCAGTCGCCCTTTGACTTCAAGTTTTACAATCCGAAGTCGGTGCTGCAGAGTCCGAACATAGACAGACTGGCGGCGGAGGGCATGGTGTTTGATTCCGCGCGGCACATGGGCGCGTTTGTGGGGGCGGTGTGCACGCCCTCGCGGCACATGATCATGAGCGGGCGCACGGTGTGGCATCTGCCCATCGGCCCCCTGGCGAAGGAGCACTGCCCGCCGAACCTGGAGCTGAACACGCTGGCGGCTGTGTTCAATCGCGCCGGTTATGACACCATGCGCACCTGCAAGCAGGGCAACTCGTATGAAGGCGCCAACAAGCAATTCACCGTGCGGCATGATGCCACCAAGCGCGGCGGCACCGACGAAAGCGGCAGCACCTGGCATGGGGACCGAGTGATGGACTACCTGAACGAGCGCGAGGCGAAGAAGGACACGGACCCTTTCCTCATCAACTTCGGCTTCTCGCATCCGCATGACACGCGTGATGGACGGCCTGAGCTGCTGGCGAAGTATGGTGCGACGAATCACGAAGATCCGAATACGCTGCCTGCGCTGAATGCCAAGCAACCACCCCTGCCCGTGAATTACCTGAAAGCGCACCCGTTTAACAACGGCGATGCCAACGTGCGCGATGAAGTGGATGTCAGCGGCGTATGGCGCAATCGTGATGAAGCCACCATCCGAAATGAGATCGGCCGCGAGTTCGCGTGCAGCGAGAACATCGACATTCAGATCGGCCGCGTGCTGGAAAAGCTGAAGGCCATGGGCGAGCTGGACAACACGTATATCATTTACACGGCGGACCACGGCATCGCCATCGGGCGGCATGGACTGCAGGGAAAGCAGAACCTTTATGAGCATACGTGGCGCGTGCCCTTCATCGTCAAAGGTCCGGGCATCAAGCCCGGCAGCCGCGTGCCGGGAAACATTTATCTTTTGGACATTGTGGCGACGCTCTGCGATCTGGCCGGAATTCCTGCACCGGAGAGCAATGAGGGACTCAGCTTCAAGCCGGTGCTGGAAGGGAAGACGAGCTCCATGCGCGATGTGATGTATGGTGTGTACTGTGGCGGCACCAAGCCTGGCATGCGCTGCGTGAAGCAGGGAGACTGGAAGCTGATCAAATACGATGTCATGAACGGCGCGGTGCATGAGACACAGCTTTTTAATCTGGCCGCGAATCCGGATGAGCTGCTCAAGGAGCACGGGAACGCCGATCCTATGAAGACGAATCTGGCGGGAGATCCCAAGCATGCTGCCAAGCTGGCGGAGATGGAGGCACTGCTGCTGGCAGAGATGCGGCGGCTGAATGATCCGTACCGCTTTTGGAATCAGCCAGATGATGGGCTGCCACCGGTGCCTGAGCCTGCGCCGAAGGGTAAGAAGAAAAAAGGAAAACAGTGA
- a CDS encoding EamA family transporter — MTLPWYLLFPLVAAIGYAIASLLLKKALVEGAHPMACFHINNWTSTLAFCPLVFLETQPVTWNLWYVPVVLGALFFIGGWFTFIAMQRGDVSLVTPVLGSKVVFVALGASLFIAGSMKPLMWVAAIITTGGIFLMSATDFKTPKGARLAGPVVMALISAALFAFADVFLQKWAPAFGPKTFLAILSATTGVLSLLSMTLLPKRPPIPWNRATQWSLGGSTLIAAQSMTLGLSLAYFNDAVGVNVVYATRGMWSLAVVAVLGPLLGNRERHESGKAYGIRVVAALLMMTGVICAVISRMHK; from the coding sequence ATGACTCTCCCCTGGTATCTTCTCTTTCCTCTCGTGGCGGCCATCGGCTACGCCATCGCCTCTCTGCTGCTGAAAAAAGCGCTGGTGGAGGGCGCGCACCCGATGGCGTGCTTTCACATCAACAACTGGACGAGCACGCTGGCGTTTTGCCCGCTCGTCTTCCTGGAGACGCAGCCTGTCACCTGGAATTTGTGGTATGTGCCCGTCGTCCTGGGGGCGCTGTTTTTCATCGGCGGATGGTTCACCTTCATCGCCATGCAGCGCGGGGATGTCTCACTGGTGACTCCAGTGCTGGGGTCCAAGGTGGTGTTCGTCGCGCTCGGGGCCAGCCTCTTCATCGCGGGCAGCATGAAGCCGCTGATGTGGGTGGCCGCCATCATCACCACGGGGGGCATCTTCCTCATGAGCGCCACCGATTTCAAAACCCCGAAGGGCGCGCGACTCGCGGGGCCGGTGGTGATGGCGCTGATCAGCGCGGCGCTCTTTGCCTTTGCCGATGTGTTTCTGCAAAAATGGGCGCCCGCCTTTGGCCCGAAAACCTTTCTGGCAATCCTCTCCGCCACGACCGGCGTGCTCTCGCTGCTGTCCATGACACTGCTGCCCAAACGCCCGCCGATTCCCTGGAACCGCGCCACGCAGTGGTCGCTCGGCGGCAGCACGCTCATCGCCGCGCAGTCGATGACCCTGGGTCTCTCGCTGGCGTATTTCAATGACGCCGTGGGTGTGAACGTGGTGTATGCCACGCGCGGCATGTGGAGCCTGGCGGTGGTGGCAGTGCTGGGGCCTCTGCTGGGAAATCGCGAACGGCATGAGTCTGGCAAAGCCTACGGCATCCGTGTCGTGGCAGCACTTCTGATGATGACCGGGGTGATCTGTGCGGTGATCTCGCGGATGCACAAGTAG
- a CDS encoding sulfatase family protein has product MKILALILSSLLVFASAFAAEAKPNFLIIYADDLGYGDVSTYHASDCHTPNIDKLAAEGMLFPNMRANCTVCSPSRAALLTGRYPDRVGVPGVIRTNPEDSWGYLAPGIPTIGNELKKAGYHTAVIGKWHLGLESPNTPNERGFDLFHGFLGDMMDSYTTHLRQGHNYMRRNAEEIDPKGHATDIFADWAKDYFRERAKEKKPFFLYLAFNAPHFPIEPPEEWVAKVKARAPQLDEHRALNVALVEHLDNRVGQVLAVLKELGLEQNTVVAFSSDNGGSLPHSQNNDPWRDGKTSHYDGGLRVPFIVRWPGHIKAGSRSDYTGLNFDLFPTFLELAGLKPSPKLDAVSLVPILNSGKLDAAQRDLYFVRREGGPAYGGRSYEAIIRGEWKLMQNTPYSPLELYNLKNDPQEKTNLMGKAPKVFKELSTALRMHVQIGGATPWQKPEAE; this is encoded by the coding sequence ATGAAAATCCTCGCGCTCATCCTTTCATCGTTGCTCGTTTTCGCTTCAGCATTTGCGGCCGAAGCGAAGCCCAATTTCCTCATCATCTATGCTGATGATCTCGGCTACGGCGATGTGTCCACCTACCATGCCTCGGACTGCCATACGCCGAACATCGACAAGCTGGCGGCGGAGGGCATGCTGTTTCCGAACATGAGGGCGAACTGCACGGTGTGCTCGCCTTCACGGGCGGCGCTGCTCACGGGGCGGTATCCGGACCGCGTGGGTGTGCCGGGTGTGATCCGCACAAATCCGGAAGACTCGTGGGGCTACCTCGCGCCCGGCATTCCGACCATTGGCAATGAGCTGAAGAAGGCTGGCTACCACACGGCGGTGATCGGGAAATGGCATCTGGGGCTGGAGTCTCCGAACACGCCGAATGAGCGCGGCTTTGATCTCTTCCACGGCTTCCTCGGCGACATGATGGACAGCTACACCACGCATCTGCGCCAGGGGCACAACTACATGCGCCGGAATGCGGAGGAGATTGATCCGAAGGGCCATGCCACGGACATTTTCGCGGACTGGGCCAAAGATTACTTCCGCGAGCGTGCGAAGGAGAAGAAGCCCTTCTTTCTCTACCTGGCTTTCAATGCGCCACACTTCCCCATCGAGCCGCCGGAGGAATGGGTGGCGAAGGTGAAGGCGCGTGCGCCGCAGCTGGATGAGCATCGCGCACTCAATGTCGCGCTGGTGGAGCATCTGGACAACCGCGTCGGTCAGGTGCTGGCGGTGCTGAAAGAGCTGGGGCTGGAGCAAAACACTGTAGTGGCTTTCAGCTCTGACAACGGAGGATCACTGCCGCATTCGCAGAACAACGATCCCTGGCGCGATGGCAAGACGAGCCACTACGACGGCGGCCTGCGCGTGCCCTTCATCGTGCGCTGGCCAGGGCATATCAAGGCGGGATCACGCAGCGACTATACCGGCCTGAATTTTGATCTGTTCCCCACGTTCCTGGAACTCGCGGGCCTGAAGCCTTCGCCCAAGCTCGATGCGGTGAGCCTTGTGCCCATCCTCAATAGCGGCAAGCTCGACGCAGCGCAGCGTGATCTCTATTTCGTTCGCCGCGAGGGCGGCCCTGCCTATGGCGGCAGGAGCTATGAGGCGATCATTCGGGGAGAGTGGAAGCTGATGCAGAACACGCCGTACTCCCCGCTGGAGCTGTACAATCTGAAGAACGATCCGCAGGAGAAGACAAACCTGATGGGCAAGGCGCCGAAGGTTTTCAAGGAACTCTCCACCGCGCTGCGCATGCATGTGCAGATTGGGGGTGCGACGCCGTGGCAGAAGCCGGAGGCGGAGTAG
- a CDS encoding sulfatase family protein, whose amino-acid sequence MKFVSTLLFLGFAASSMAADQSRPNILFLFADDQRWDTQSCAGHPIVQTPTVDSLAAQGVRFSNAHVTTAVCWVSRAVVLTGQWARTHAQRDAIPTVKPEALATMYPVLLRNAGYRTGHFGKWHMISPQGFKPEAQYDEYEAVGRNPYIKTMPDGSKRHETDIVCDKGIEFIKSQPKDKPFALNLWFNAAHAEDNDHRPGIGLYPWPQSTDGMYEDRSIPPARLGDPAIYEAHPQFLKDSINRERWYWGYDTPEKYEINVRAYYRMISGIDKAIARVLAALKEAGLAENTIIVYSGDNGYYLGDRGFQGKWSHYEESLRVPMIVYDPRVPKEKRGRVLDELVLNVDLPATFLDWAGVKRPDAYEGRSLSTLIDGKGSDKPWRDHFFCEHLDLAPTLTWEGIRGQRYVYARYFDQQPAYEFLHDLESDRDQLKNFANDPAHAAALKEMRALCDAEMNARGGALLPMDKRGAKKFTPAKKGAGKKAKAAPAN is encoded by the coding sequence ATGAAATTTGTCAGCACCCTGCTCTTTCTCGGTTTCGCAGCATCTTCGATGGCTGCTGACCAATCGCGCCCGAACATCCTCTTTCTCTTTGCCGATGATCAGCGATGGGACACGCAGAGCTGTGCGGGGCACCCCATTGTGCAGACGCCCACGGTGGATTCTCTGGCGGCACAGGGCGTGCGCTTTAGCAATGCGCATGTGACCACGGCGGTGTGCTGGGTAAGCCGTGCGGTGGTGCTGACGGGACAGTGGGCCCGCACCCATGCGCAGCGTGATGCCATCCCCACGGTGAAGCCGGAGGCGCTGGCCACGATGTACCCCGTGCTGCTGCGCAACGCAGGCTACCGCACCGGGCACTTTGGCAAGTGGCACATGATCTCCCCGCAGGGCTTCAAGCCTGAGGCGCAGTATGACGAATACGAGGCCGTGGGGCGGAATCCGTATATCAAGACGATGCCCGACGGCAGCAAGCGGCACGAGACGGACATCGTGTGCGACAAAGGGATCGAGTTCATCAAATCGCAGCCGAAGGACAAGCCCTTCGCGCTGAACCTGTGGTTCAATGCGGCGCATGCTGAAGATAATGACCACCGGCCCGGCATCGGCCTGTACCCATGGCCGCAGTCCACCGACGGCATGTATGAGGACCGCTCCATCCCACCTGCGCGCCTGGGAGATCCGGCCATCTACGAGGCGCATCCGCAGTTTCTCAAAGACTCGATCAACCGCGAGCGCTGGTATTGGGGCTACGACACGCCGGAGAAGTATGAGATCAACGTGCGCGCGTATTACCGCATGATCAGCGGCATCGACAAGGCGATCGCGCGTGTGCTTGCCGCACTGAAGGAGGCCGGGCTGGCAGAAAATACCATCATCGTTTATTCTGGAGACAACGGCTACTACCTGGGAGACCGTGGCTTTCAGGGCAAGTGGTCGCACTATGAGGAGTCCCTTCGCGTGCCGATGATCGTCTATGACCCGCGTGTGCCCAAAGAGAAGCGCGGCCGTGTGCTGGATGAGCTGGTGCTGAATGTGGACCTGCCCGCCACCTTTCTCGACTGGGCGGGTGTGAAACGGCCTGACGCGTATGAAGGCCGCAGCCTCTCCACGCTCATCGATGGCAAGGGGAGCGACAAGCCCTGGCGGGATCACTTCTTCTGCGAGCACCTGGACCTGGCGCCCACGCTGACGTGGGAGGGCATCCGTGGGCAGCGCTATGTGTATGCACGCTACTTTGACCAGCAGCCTGCCTATGAGTTTCTGCACGATCTGGAGTCTGACCGCGATCAGCTGAAAAATTTCGCGAACGATCCCGCGCATGCGGCGGCGCTGAAGGAGATGCGTGCGCTGTGCGACGCCGAGATGAACGCGCGCGGCGGCGCGCTGCTGCCGATGGACAAGCGTGGGGCGAAGAAGTTCACACCAGCCAAGAAAGGCGCTGGCAAAAAAGCCAAGGCGGCACCCGCCAACTGA